From one Henningerozyma blattae CBS 6284 chromosome 1, complete genome genomic stretch:
- the TBLA0A06920 gene encoding putative aminopeptidase (similar to Saccharomyces cerevisiae YDR415C; ancestral locus Anc_5.517), with product MRILPFALKTLYTLELSPSNHVKVNEEEKWSLLKQGIKFIDVTNYFSKPEIPVAIYNYPNETFYDDEVYRISEKINHTVMYEKLAKLTSFYTRYYKSKHGVESAQWLYEELENIVNDVEFIHLNKFEHKGWKQFSMIVRIEGKKNRDNIVVIGSHHDSINLILPSVLGAPGADDNGSGTVTNLEALRLYVEYIKEDGMKNRPDNTIEFHFYSAEEGGLLGSMDVFSRYREENKRVMCMLQQDMTGYVSDEKNEHVGVITDYVSVEFTEFLKLIINKYLSIPYLETKCGYACSDHGSAIRNGYPAGFVIEGEFKNTNHYIHSTMDTIDRLSVGHMGEHSKLVLGSVMETCALGWVLKGVKRQKTKDKRQKTKDKRQKTKDKDKRQKTKDKKNSIYMYKLVLLYIYIYALTTLASWSIFNFHFIYIFTTTSLVTLCKNTPGGDG from the coding sequence ATGAGGATTTTACCATTTGCATTAAAGACATTATATACATTAGAACTTTCACCTTCGAACCACGTCAAAGTGAATGAAGAAGAGAAATGGagtttattaaaacaaGGGATCAAGTTTATTGATGTTACCAATTACTTTTCCAAACCGGAAATCCCTGTAgctatttataattatcccaatgaaactttttatgatgatgaagtaTATCGTATTAGTGAGAAAATCAACCATACTGTAATGTATGAGAAATTAGCTAAATTGACTAGTTTTTATACAAGATATTATAAATCCAAACATGGGGTTGAATCTGCTCAATGGTTATATgaagaattggaaaatattgTAAACGATGTCGAGTTTattcatttgaataaattcGAACATAAAGGTTGGAAACAATTTTCGATGATTGTTCGTATTGAAGGGAAGAAAAACCGTGATAATATAGTTGTGATTGGATCTCATCATGATAGTATTAATTTGATCTTACCTAGTGTACTAGGTGCACCCGGTGCCGATGACAACGGATCTGGGACTGTTACGAATTTGGAAGCGTTGAGATTATATGTGGAGtatattaaagaagatGGAATGAAGAATCGTCCTGATAATACAATTGAGTTCCATTTCTATTCTGCAGAGGAAGGTGGATTATTGGGGTCTATGGATGTTTTTAGTAGGTATCGGGAGGAGAATAAACGTGTGATGTGTATGCTACAACAAGATATGACAGGGTATGTTTCTGATGAGAAGAATGAGCATGTTGGAGTGATCACTGATTATGTTTCTGTGGAGTTTACCGagtttttgaaattaatcattaataaatatttgagtATCCCGTATTTGGAAACGAAATGTGGGTATGCCTGTTCAGATCATGGTAGTGCTATTCGGAATGGGTATCCAGCCGGGTTTGTCATTGAGGGAGAATTTAAGAATACGAACCATTACATCCATAGCACTATGGATACTATTGATCGGTTGAGTGTTGGACATATGGGGGAACATAGTAAACTTGTTCTTGGGAGTGTAATGGAAACTTGCGCATTGGGATGGGTTTTGAAAGGCgtaaaaagacaaaagaCAAAAGACAAAAGACAAAAGACAAAAGACAAAAGACAAAAGACAAAAGACAAAGACAAAAGACAAAAGACAAAAGACAAAAAGAACAGTATTTACATGTATAAACtagttttattatatatatatatatacgcGTTAACCACGCTTGCCTCTTGGtctatctttaattttcattttatttacatttttaCCACGACGAGTCTTGTAACCCTTTGCAAGAATACCCCAGGGGGAGACGGATAA
- the UBX2 gene encoding Ubx2p (similar to Saccharomyces cerevisiae UBX2 (YML013W); ancestral locus Anc_5.543): MPLVEHGLQNFHLSHEEEDKLNQFQMITTFPEDELPLIIKLLQNHSWNLEAALGRYFDGTWKNNTLFETETPPPTMSTQFTEASPISSSPNIPASNIGAPEVPERVPSLMSSNRFSATPFILSQSNLIPRLPKVTALPSNFKSQKAQFLGINKGSATIWNFWNISHQNANTNNPLILVLILVPNFLFKLFSNVFGILWNILTFGFRNSLNTDKIKVFSTPKRPSPSDEIVPISEILPTLIEDETKLSRVTKLCVENETSKLEFNDALKICKDEFKYLLLILVGDMEPLKKKNADNQMGGTSSNNGLPVREMDVNSRKFISAVLSDTRSLDLLEEHKDEMIIYLRTIHDFEPWLVAKQLRVKYTPECILIGNVLSSTESLNGVTRASVLSRLRVSSVTRFCNSLKVTFDRFSPELVVSRTEMNELKLAREIKEAQNAAYEESLRQDQIKEHDRKVEQDKQLKQIRTIKLNNTMTELFWLKNTIKFLLEKEDVCTTTEKLATIQIRNSQGVRFIEKFSGNTTPLDIYITVGIRQYLKDFSKNKDNWLQLTRNKIRELSNDSDVLCFKDLKDFDSGEEKENNLNLEQLVKIIDKDWIKFEFELGQPYEVKLSFDLISPYPKYELPSSLNKELKEIPQLWPNGSLMIEEIGNEEEDESDIAGDVDRTSEKNNSED; encoded by the coding sequence ATGCCACTTGTGGAACACGGTCTTCAGAATTTCCACTTGTCCCACGAGGAAGAGGATAAACTTAATCAGTTTCAAATGATCACTACATTTCCCGAAGATGAATTAccattaattattaaactgTTACAAAATCATAGTTGGAATTTGGAAGCAGCACTTGGAAGATATTTTGATGGTACTTGGAAAAATAACACTTTGTTTGAAACAGAAACGCCACCTCCGACCATGAGTACCCAATTCACTGAAGCTAGTCCAATCTCTTCTTCACCCAATATCCCAGCATCAAATATAGGAGCACCAGAAGTCCCAGAGCGAGTACCTTCCTTAATGAGTAGCAATAGATTCTCTGCAACTCCCTTTATATTATCGCAATCAAACCTAATACCCAGACTTCCAAAGGTTACGGCTCTACCAAGCAATTTCAAATCTCAGAAAGCACAATTTTTAGGAATAAATAAAGGCTCGGCTACTATTTGGAACTTTTGGAACATTTCACATCAGAACGCCAACACAAATAACCCTTTAATCTTAGTCTTAATATTAGTTCCGAACttcttatttaaattattttccaacgtttttggaatattatGGAATATTTTGACATTTGGCTTTAGAAATTCCTTAAATACTGACAAAATCAAAGTATTTAGCACTCCGAAAAGGCCATCACCTTCTGATGAAATTGTACCTATTAGTGAAATTTTACCAACTTtaattgaagatgaaacAAAATTATCTAGAGTTACTAAGCTTTGTGTTGAGAATGAAACAAGcaaattagaatttaatgatgctttaaagatttgcaaagatgaatttaaatatttattattaatacttGTTGGTGATATGGAGCcactaaagaaaaaaaatgcagATAACCAAATGGGTGGTACTAGCAGTAATAATGGTCTACCTGTAAGAGAAATGGACGTTAACTCAAGGAAATTCATCTCCGCAGTATTAAGTGATACTAGAAGTTTAGACCTATTGGAAGAACATAAAGATGAGatgattatatatttacgTACAATTCATGATTTTGAACCTTGGTTAGTGGCAAAACAATTAAGGGTTAAATATACTCCTGAGTGTATATTAATTGGTAATGTTCTAAGCTCTACTGAGTCTTTGAATGGTGTCACAAGAGCTTCAGTGCTATCAAGATTAAGAGTTAGCTCCGTTACACGATTCTGTAATTCTCTAAAAGTAACCTTTGATAGGTTTTCACCTGAATTAGTAGTCAGTAGAACAGAaatgaatgaattaaaattggcTCGTGAAATTAAAGAGGCTCAAAATGCAGCCTACGAGGAATCTTTAAGACAAGATCAAATTAAAGAACATGATCGTAAAGTTGAACAAgataaacaattaaaacaaataaggacaattaaattaaataatacgATGACTGAATTGTTTTGGTTAAAGaatacaattaaatttctGTTGGAAAAGGAAGATGTCTGTACAACAACTGAAAAGCTTGCGACTATTCAAATAAGAAATTCCCAAGGTGTAAGATTTATTGAGAAATTTAGCGGTAATACTACACctttagatatatatattacagTGGGAATAAgacaatatttaaaagacTTCTCAAagaataaagataattgGTTGCAATTGACTAGAAACAAGATTAGAGAATTATCTAATGATTCAGATGTATTATGCTTTAAAGACttaaaagattttgatagtggtgaagaaaaagagaatAATCTTAATTTAGAACAACTAGTTAAAATTATCGATAAAGATTGgattaaatttgaatttgaattaggCCAGCCTTATGAGGTAAAACTTTcatttgatttgatttcACCTTACCCTAAATATGAACTACCTTCaagtttaaataaagaattaaaagaaataccGCAATTATGGCCAAATGGTAGCTTAATGATCGAGGAAATCGGTAATGAAGAGGAAGATGAATCTGACATTGCAGGTGATGTTGACAGAACAAGTGAAAAGAATAATTCAGAAGATTGA
- the RML2 gene encoding mitochondrial 54S ribosomal protein uL2m (similar to Saccharomyces cerevisiae RML2 (YEL050C); ancestral locus Anc_5.516), with the protein MWLNRLYPPRIPLPLHYPVRFHRLATTESTPLQIIPHDTDLSLLEQQDALVKKRHLLSKNATPLRKHKPISPGLRWVRTPIHPHLFKGPPIRSLTIHKHKNGGRNNTGRITVRHQGGGHKRRLRLLDFHRNQDGPCTVLRIEYDPGRTSHIALLKHNTTGKLSYITACDGLRANDIVQSFRNSPPLDTAAIQRGNCLRLRDIPIGTILHNIALVPHGPGKLCRAAGTYGRLLDKLPEKRRAVVRLQSGEHRYVALDSIATIGIVSNVDHQNESWGKAGRARWRGIRPTVRGVAMNKCDHPHGGGRGKSKSNRLSVSPWGILAKGYKTRRGKNVNKMKIKDRPRGKRG; encoded by the coding sequence ATGTGGCTCAACAGGTTGTATCCCCCACGCATCCCCCTCCCGCTACACTATCCCGTTCGTTTCCACCGTCTCGCCACCACAGAATCCACCCCCCTCCAAATCATCCCCCATGACACAGACCTCTCGCTGTTAGAACAACAAGACGCCCTTGTTAAAAAACGCCATCTGCTTTCCAAAAACGCAACCCCTCTTCGTAAACATAAACCAATCTCGCCAGGTCTCCGTTGGGTCCGCACCCCTATCCATCCTCATCTCTTCAAGGGCCCCCCCATCAGATCCCTCACCATCCACAAACATAAAAACGGTGGTCGTAACAATACTGGCCGCATCACTGTCCGTCATCAAGGTGGTGGTCATAAACGTCGTCTGCGTCTCTTGGATTTCCATCGTAACCAAGATGGACCCTGCACTGTCTTACGTATCGAATACGATCCTGGAAGAACATCCCATATCGCCTTGTTGAAACATAACACAACTGGTAAACTCTCCTATATCACCGCCTGTGATGGGCTTAGGGCAAACGATATCGTTCAATCCTTCCGCAACTCCCCACCACTCGATACAGCAGCCATCCAGCGTGGCAATTGTTTACGTCTAAGAGATATCCCCATCGGCACCATCCTTCATAACATCGCTCTTGTGCCCCATGGCCCGGGCAAGTTGTGTCGTGCTGCTGGGACTTATGGTCGTCTCTTGGATAAACTGCCTGAAAAACGTCGTGCTGTCGTACGTTTGCAAAGTGGTGAACATCGTTATGTTGCTTTGGATTCCATCGCAACCATCGGTATCGTCTCCAACGTCGATCATCAGAACGAATCCTGGGGGAAAGCAGGTAGAGCTCGTTGGAGAGGTATCCGTCCCACGGTTCGAGGGGTTGCCATGAATAAATGTGACCATCCTCATGGTGGTGGTCGTGggaaatcaaaatcaaatagaTTATCCGTCTCCCCCTGGGGTATTCTTGCAAAGGGTTACAAGACTCGTCGTGGtaaaaatgtaaataaaatgaaaattaaagatagaCCAAGAGGCAAGCGTGGTTAA
- the TBLA0A06890 gene encoding uncharacterized protein: MMNNILSSNEDSNSITDEQESVDLTEVVPSSLNTDIIIQSNNDTTADDNNHDIRNNISPYSNIPITSEDANDNITETHPNEIINANRESDNASIIEDSIDNFNEDSESRSEIEPDSSTITINERDNMYKRPREEVDVQDKETDSTSNNDIIETSSSRLSFSKKNLQSLVGHRSNITNLIIAYQLIYKKGSLIL; encoded by the coding sequence atgatgaataatatattatcatcTAATGAAGACTCTAACTCAATCACTGATGAACAAGAGAGTGTTGATTTAACAGAAGTAGTTCCATCATCACTAAATACAGACATCATAATACAGagtaataatgatacaaCAGCCgatgataataatcatgatataagaaataatatttcccCCTATTCAAACATTCCAATAACATCAGAAGATGCGAATGACAATATAACTGAAACACATCctaatgaaataattaatgCTAATAGAGAATCAGATAACGCATCTATTATTGAAGATAgtattgataatttcaatgAGGACAGTGAAAGTAGATCAGAAATTGAACCAGATAGTAGTACAATAACAATTAATGAAAGAGATAATATGTATAAAAGACCCAGAGAAGAAGTTGATGTACAGGATAAGGAAACAGACAGtacatcaaataatgatattatagAAACTAGCTCATCCAGATTATCATTCtccaagaaaaatttacaatcTTTAGTTGGTCACAGAAGTAATATTACAAACCTAATCATAGCATACCAACTTATCTACAAGAAAGGAAGTCTGATCCTGTAA
- the DFM1 gene encoding Dfm1p (similar to Saccharomyces cerevisiae DFM1 (YDR411C); ancestral locus Anc_5.513) encodes MTIHTLGDKKLRDEDKERDRDKERDQKSPSSPAQDPLPPVTRVLIAGLVLVAFCIYSTILDPSTLVYSYTRAVKQCQIWRLVSGTLLVPFDPSQKGIGLVMELYNFYTRSVFLENNLFACWQDYAWYLVCIVGGVELAASVLFPPWQAVFIYHGLSSAMAFNWAMSDQTRHGRVVVYGVLPVPGYAYPLLDLVLTWLFGGAGAFQVALAGIGAGYLWQAADTGTWGVLQWELWPDSVRGGRVVAGQCRSPVGRGFGRARGARLGAGGAGGRERGEVAVLARAAAAARAREKRE; translated from the coding sequence ATGACAATCCATACCCTCGGCGACAAGAAACTACGGGACGAGGACAAAGAACGTGACAGGGACAAAGAACGTGACCAGAAGAGCCCCTCGTCCCCTGCCCAGGACCCTCTGCCGCCAGTCACCCGAGTTCTCATAGCAGGCCTGGTGCTGGTGGCGTTCTGCATATACAGCACAATCCTCGACCCCTCCACTCTGGTGTACTCCTACACACGTGCCGTCAAACAGTGCCAGATCTGGCGGCTGGTGTCCGGCACATTGCTGGTGCCTTTCGACCCGTCTCAGAAGGGCATAGGCCTGGTGATGGAACTGTACAACTTCTACACCCGGTCCGTGTTCCTGGAAAACAATCTGTTTGCCTGCTGGCAAGACTATGCCTGGTACCTGGTGTGCATAGTGGGCGGCGTGGAATTAGCCGCCAGCGTTCTTTTCCCGCCGTGGCAGGCGGTTTTCATCTACCACGGACTGAGCAGTGCCATGGCATTCAACTGGGCCATGAGCGACCAGACCCGCCATGGCCGTGTCGTGGTGTACGGCGTGTTGCCGGTTCCGGGCTATGCGTACCCGTTGCTGGACCTGGTGCTGACGTGGCTGTTTGGCGGTGCCGGCGCGTTCCAGGTGGCGCTGGCCGGTATCGGCGCAGGCTACTTGTGGCAGGCGGCAGACACCGGGACGTGGGGGGTTTTGCAGTGGGAGCTGTGGCCGGACAGTGTGAGGGGGGGCAGGGTTGTGGCCGGACAGTGTCGGAGTCCTGTGGGCCGAGGCTTTGGGCGGGCACGTGGTGCGCGGCTGGGCGCGGGCGGGGCGGGTGGCCGGGAGCGTGGCGAGGTGGCTGTGCTGGCACGTGCTGCTGCCGCAGCACGTGCCAGGGAGAAGCGCGAGTGA
- the ERV25 gene encoding Erv25p (similar to Saccharomyces cerevisiae ERV25 (YML012W); ancestral locus Anc_5.540) has protein sequence MQQVKSILLVLGMLVMNVMSLHFEIPATKNPEPFCVRDFVAEGQLVVVNLESDGYIGDGQMLSLYVRDSTGNEYRRKRDFAGEVRVAFTAPSSVSFDVCLENVLTNGQKPLTRSIELDIESGAQARDWNKIKASEKLKPIEVELRMVEELTAEIVDELNYLKNREERLRDTNESTNSRVRNFSLLIIAVLIALGAFQLNYLKNYFKSKHII, from the coding sequence ATGCAACAAGTCAAAAGTATATTACTGGTCCTAGGGATGTTAGTAATGAACGTCATGTCATTACATTTTGAAATTCCTGCTACAAAAAACCCAGAACCATTTTGTGTTCGTGATTTTGTTGCAGAAGGTCAATTAGTTGTTGTAAATTTAGAATCAGATGGGTATATTGGCGATGGTCAAATGTTAAGTCTTTATGTTCGTGATTCTACTGGTAATGAATATAGAAGAAAGCGTGATTTTGCAGGTGAAGTTCGTGTTGCTTTTACTGCTCCATCTTCAGTTTCCTTTGATGTGTGTCTAGAAAATGTTTTAACCAATGGTCAAAAGCCTTTGACTAGATCTATTGAATTAGATATTGAAAGTGGTGCTCAAGCGCGTGATTGGAATAAGATTAAGGcaagtgaaaaattaaaaccaATTGAAGTGGAATTAAGAATGGTTGAAGAATTAACTGCTGAAATTGTTgatgaattgaattatttgaaaaacagAGAAGAAAGATTGAGAGACACCAATGAATCCACTAACTCAAGAGTTAGAaacttttctttattaataattgctGTGTTGATTGCCTTGGGTGCTTTCCAATTAAactatttaaagaattatttcaaatccAAGCATATCATTTGA
- the CYM1 gene encoding pitrilysin family metalloprotease (similar to Saccharomyces cerevisiae CYM1 (YDR430C); ancestral locus Anc_5.541): protein MLRFRRFSSTLRQTENALKNYKIGDLISGYQVNRVVPIPELQITAIDLIHSKTASKHLHIDTVDTNNVFCVGFKTNPPDSTGVAHILEHTTLCGSKKYPVRDPFFKMLNRSLSNFMNAMTGHDYTMYPFATTNSKDFKNLQDVYLDATFSPLLKQEDFFQEGWRLENKDATDKDSDLIFKGVVYNEMKGQNSNADYYFWSNFLGSIYPSLNNSGGDPKSITTLKYEGLKSFHKRNYHPSNSLTYSYGNFPMEDTLNKLNEKFLQYDKEVHDLAPLEPTNLQNGNINISIDGQFDPMLPAEKQTKISISWICGNPKDTYETFILRMFSKLLIGGHSSPMYQRLIESGIGMDYSVNTGVESITSVNLFNIGVQGVEDIEKFKEVVFDVLKNFEDFGSKKIEGILKSIEIGKKQPKSNFGMEILYSILPGWVNGIDPLNELEIDKVLTRFRTEYEQKGDDIFRELVSKYIIGKNTFTFSVKGNEKFQEVIDEEEKIRLNNAVIELTEKDRKDIFERGKILVKKQEQKDQENIECLPTLKISDISRLGIKYDLTNSLYNESVNIQDRLTNTNGLTYVRSKQLLNKIIPVELYKYLPIFASSLTHLGTTKESYGDIEDEIKFYTGGVSMNVNVISDPNTMEPNLYFKMKGLSLNNNSNHIFNIWNKLLYQTDFQKNSSKLKVLIRNIMTNNGSMIVESGHSFARGYAGAFFRTSRSIHEAMNGIEQIKFINHLNDILDNEKLFQEEIIDKLIEIQKILINDSFKNTEFLVTSDTSSQIGQVKTQLYEFVKGTFSNSSNSTLNLNPSNFPLLQGNKPVHILIPAQVSYGALSLPGVSYTNQDGASLQVLSQLLTTKYLHKEIREKGGAYGGGATYDALSGIFNFYSYRDPNPIRSMDIFADVTSQGITWDKRELDEAKMSIFQSVDAPVASSNEGLIQFYSNIDNDMRQHRREQLLDVTLPDIDHVAEKYLANAQTKKVVLGPSNDAFSNAWDEVSL from the coding sequence ATGCTAAGGTTTAGAAGGTTTAGCTCAACCTTAAGACAGACAGAGAAtgctttaaaaaattataaaattggTGATTTAATTAGTGGGTATCAGGTTAATAGGGTAGTACCGATTCCTGAATTACAAATTACAGCcattgatttaattcattcGAAGACTGCTAGTAAACATTTACATATCGATACAGTAGACACTAACAATGTGTTTTGTGTGGGGTTTAAAACCAACCCACCTGACTCTACTGGTGTTGCACATATCTTGGAACACACAACATTATGTGGTTCTAAGAAATACCCTGTTAGAGATCCATTCTTTAAAATGTTAAATAGATCACTGTCAAATTTTATGAATGCAATGACTGGGCATGATTATACTATGTACCCCTTTGCTACAACTAACTCGAAggattttaaaaatttacagGATGTTTACTTAGATGCTACGTTTAGTCCACTTTTAAAGCAAGAAGATTTCTTCCAAGAAGGCTGGAGACTGGAAAATAAGGACGCTACTGATAAAGATAgtgatttgatttttaaagGTGTAGTTTATAATGAAATGAAAGgtcaaaattcaaatgctgattattatttctggAGTAACTTCTTGGGTAGTATTTACCcaagtttaaataattcaggTGGTGATCCTAAAAGCATTACCACTTTAAAATATGAAGGATTAAAGTCTTTCCATAAAAGAAACTATCATCCATCAAATTCATTGACTTATTCATATGGTAATTTCCCTATGGAAGATACATTGAACaaattgaatgaaaaatttttacaGTATGATAAAGAAGTTCATGACTTAGCACCTTTAGAACCAactaatttacaaaatggcaatatcaatatttctATTGATGGGCAGTTTGATCCTATGTTACCTGCCGAAAAACAAactaaaatatcaataagtTGGATTTGCGGGAATCCAAAAGATACCTATGAGACTTTTATTTTACGTATGTTTAGTAAGCTCCTTATTGGTGGCCATTCAAGCCCAATGTATCAAAGATTAATTGAATCTGGGATTGGGATGGACTACTCTGTAAATACCGGGGTTGAGAGCATTACTTCTGTGaatcttttcaatataGGTGTTCAAGGTGTGGAAGatatagaaaaattcaaagaaGTTGTATTTGatgtattaaaaaattttgaagattttggcagtaaaaaaattgaaggCATCTTAAAAAGCATTGAGATAGGGAAGAAACAACCAAAGAGTAACTTTGGGATggaaattttatattctatCTTACCTGGTTGGGTTAATGGAATAGATCCgttaaatgaattagagATTGATAAAGTATTAACTAGATTTAGAACAGAGTATGAGCAAAAAGGTGATGATATATTTAGAGAATTAGTTTCTAAATACATTATTGGCAAAAATACATTTACTTTTTCTGTGAAAggtaatgaaaaatttcaagaggttattgatgaagaagaaaaaatccGATTAAATAATGCAGTGATAGAATTAACTGAAAAAGATCGtaaagatatatttgaaagagGTAAAATTTTAGTGAAAAAGCAAGAACAGAAGgatcaagaaaatattgaatgtTTACcaactttaaaaataagTGATATTTCAAGATTGGGTATTAAATACGATCTTacaaattcattatataaTGAAAGTGTTAATATCCAAGATAGACTTACAAACACAAATGGGTTAACATACGTTAGAAGTAAGCAATTgttgaataaaataattccTGTAGAActgtataaatatttgcCAATATTTGCATCTTCATTAACTCATCTTGGTACCACAAAAGAATCTTATGGAGATAtagaagatgaaattaaattttatacaGGTGGTGTGAGTATGAATGTTAATGTCATTAGTGATCCTAATACCATGGAACCAAACTTGTATTTTAAGATGAAAGgtttatcattaaataataatagtaatcaTATTTTCAACATTTGGAATAAATTACTTTACCAAActgattttcaaaaaaattcatctaaattaaaagttttaattCGTAATATTATGACCAACAATGGATCAATGATTGTGGAAAGTGGACATTCATTTGCCAGAGGATATGCAGGTGCATTTTTCAGAACTAGTCGGTCCATTCATGAAGCAATGAACGGTATTGAgcaaatcaaatttatcaatcATTTAAACGACATtcttgataatgaaaaattatttcaagaAGAGatcattgataaattaattgagattcaaaaaatattaattaatgatagTTTTAAGAATACTGAATTTTTGGTTACTAGTGATACGTCATCGCAAATTGGACAAGTTAAGACACAATTATATGAATTTGTGAAGGGTACCTTCTCTAATTCTAGTAACTCtactttaaatttgaatccAAGTAATTTCCCTCTTTTACAAGGTAACAAGCCAGTTCATATTCTGATTCCAGCTCAAGTTTCATATGGAGCTTTGAGTTTACCTGGTGTTTCATATACTAATCAAGATGGTGCATCTTTACAAGTATTATCTCAATTATTGACTACAAAATACTTGCATAAGGAAATTAGGGAAAAGGGTGGTGCATATGGTGGTGGTGCCACATATGATGCATTAAGTGGTATTTTCAACTTCTATTCTTATAGGGATCCAAATCCAATACGATCCATGGACATTTTTGCCGATGTCACAAGTCAAGGTATTACTTGGGATAAACGAGAATTAGATGAAGCAAAGATGAGCATTTTTCAATCTGTAGATGCTCCTGTGGCATCCAGTAATGAAGgtttaattcaattctacagcaatattgataatgatatgAGACAGCATAGAAGAGAACAATTATTGGATGTAACATTGCCAGATATTGATCATGTTgctgaaaaatatttggcCAATGCTCAAACGAAGAAAGTAGTATTGGGCCCATCTAATGACGCATTTTCTAACGCCTGGGACGAAGTTTCCCTGTAG
- the TBLA0A06870 gene encoding uncharacterized protein (Ty like retrotransposon) encodes MNKGIITLSMKSYIDKFNDDFPLLKLKEYENNLTTEQKKDLTPHFSEYNLNPNEDTLLMNKTEYKEKVKYIQKSIGKLNYLRTRGRLDLEFAVSKITRFALYPHVKVIKAVNRLIKYTYVKRDLNVVMKREKKQPDEITVVTDASLGSEYDVKSRIGGIIWFGNTFMFGFLKKNHQLFVTLRQNVN; translated from the coding sequence ATGAACAAAGgaataataacattaagCATGAAATCATACATTGacaaatttaatgatgattttCCACTACTAAAACTGAAAGAATATGAGAATAACTTAACAACAGAACAAAAGAAAGATTTAACACCTCACTTTAgtgaatataatttaaatccaAATGAAGATACACTTCTAATGAATAAGACTGAATACAAAGAGAAGGTTAAGTATATACAAAAATCTATTGGAAAGCTAAACTACTTAAGAACAAGAGGTAGGCTGGATCTGGAGTTTGCAGTTAGCAAGATTACCAGATTTGCATTATATCCACATGTTAAAGTAATTAAAGCTGTTAAtagattaattaaatatacttATGTGAAAAGAGATCTCAATGTAGTAAtgaaaagagaaaagaaaCAGCCTGATGAGATCACAGTAGTCACTGATGCTTCATTAGGATCAGAATATGATGTAAAATCAAGAATTGGGGGTATAATATGGTTTGGAAACACATTTATGTTTGggtttttaaaaaaaaatcatcaatTGTTTGTGACTCTTCGGCAGAATGTGAATTAG